A DNA window from Pleuronectes platessa chromosome 19, fPlePla1.1, whole genome shotgun sequence contains the following coding sequences:
- the nup214 gene encoding nuclear pore complex protein Nup214 isoform X5 gives MSDDTDSPPEREMKDFQFRQMKKARVFAPAGDLPEERSTLLALSNKYGLCFVGLNRTFKVYLTHDILAADRVDGTSNEIVNGIPVLAEVTVELAVHHLALSCDELTLSVCGVSEGGGLFLTFYDVRTFINKAKQQKLPFASLQAAVSSGTVVQDLKWNPAQASTVAACLSDGSMLILDVTDGVKVQAQLPASSGITCLSWSPKGKQVAAGKMNATVSQYTPALEEKKVIPCPHFYSSSPDEPVKALDVLWLKTFVFAVVYAAADGSLETPPELVLISLPKKDEKVETKYLNFSDTVYGSCTERLHHYFLSHVEDWDLVFAASAASIEVSVISRQDDKIWELWILEDASRAELPVTGTNEDTLPLGFAIDYTSQQDIWISEEKTLPPAPTMLILSTEGLLCPFALLNLNPGAKQLVSGPSPLPLEGERLPKLGSVAAQPPKAAASFPSAPAVFQNLGLTSAAAPTPAAPVASSAAARFGFATTAPVTTSSSAFSFSVPSTGAPSAPSAFSLGGSTPFGSGSAGFSFASKPPSDTPSAPSAFSISTPSIKPSAVAAPAPHSLTAASPLTVKMNLNERFSAVETPAQAPQSLSFTSPIPKPVVSNSSSLTAPPLAVAKPPAVLTPVRPVQTSMPPTVVQKPTPAAQSRIQAPQTPVAPVKAVEKQPQQKKESDHIMAAIFEEIAHFQQELDDLKARSARADFKVGTNEEMKELRKESEDLHIFTLEIKETTESLNGDIGTLKTTLLEGFAGAEEASTQSELSKDDNNRQLLYKKPLDPRSEERLKEIRRLYQYVTFAVEDVNDVLNVEWEKHLEKKKKLKHMSVPGREGLFTTLANNLYIIEQQKHRLDQLVKDLSSLMLYNKTTTATANQNNAAATTAGLESELESLRDALLKARLDTSPPKTKSRSPVKISPVKQSQLRNFLSKGQMPPVRSTAPANLSRSAFLSPKYYEDLDDVSSTSTMSQSLDPNPAHLELEEEEEELQPEALLVIPQALATPRHPTVVRTPSIQPGFGAIQSTPLNKIHQLQTMGFGLSPIASPVPSNKINLSGPDSTALATKTVKHGAPSGERTGPVTNPAQQAAFTAALRRQYANQKTAVVGASLTESTLKTVPQVLNIQELKEKGSPVQVSNIISSPDPAAQLFATVSSTQAKRNPYQGIQTMSAESTTTPQTGFVFSHPSKPDVSAAPASSADQNSSKGFSFASGSTGFGFASAAQGAGISQAKDVSKFSFGGNGKIGFGQAGDEAFSFVPKSTSPALRTDSPTLPPNPPGEAAIPTSTATSLKAEPQPPKTVGGETLGSFSGLRVGQGEEAKDASAKPSAGSFAFGDSGVGMGKGAAQFSFGTGIQKSAEDSTGSLFKPPESTSKPAFAVPQSGSAPTALPTSFSSLLVESSDSSEEPKAPPQPSEATPPPEREAASEPIVESASAPEEPDSAGEAATIDTTPAPAALTPPPPLATTAPTPEPPPFIAAPAEAAPPPPYGAVHTIEATADTTNAAPVSTSPAATFSAVPVPQVVPAAFQVPSSDKPGSIFTQSAPVTTDSHTIGITTVINTVANTATTPTHTVVSTATTTAATVFGQPVAPPASSAPSTPAITGFGSSGFGASPGANFGKTVFGQVSGFGQPASNTVAASGFSFGQTAFGASSTIATTGGVGGGGGSLFGASTTSTFPFGQGGANTDSNTGSGPFGQSTAPAFGQSSGFGQGSVFGSNTTTSSSTGFSFGQSSGFGCSSAAPSFGQQPSTGSVFGQQQQQQQQPSSGSVFGSGSANPAGPSAGGGFFSGLGGKPTEEAANKNPFGAPPATGGFGQPAQTGANTLFGSSGAKAFGFGQTSFGEQKPSGTFSTGGGSVASQGFGSFASPTKPGGFGSAPVFGSPPGFGSSPAFGGAASFGANPSFNNNMVSSAGKVFGEGTTASSMGGFGFASPPPAPSFGALANQNPPSFGNLAQQGSGFGIQPSSFSGFGQQPQAGGFSGNTFGSSNQ, from the exons gATTTTCAGTTTCGTCAGATGAAGAAAGCAAGAGTTTTTGCACCTGCTGGGGATTTGCCTGAAGAAAGATCCACTCTGCTCGCCCTCTCAAATAAATATGGCTTATGTTTTGTTGGGCTCAACAGAACATTCAAAGTTTACCTGACACATGATATACTGGCTGCTGATAGAGTTGATGGAACCTCCAATGAAATAG TCAATGGAATACCAGTGTTGGCAGAGGTGACGGTGGAACTGGCTGTGCACCACTTGGCTCTCAGCTGTGATGAACTTACATTGTCAGTATGTGGCGTCTCTGAGGGAGGGGGGTTATTCCTCACTTTCTACGATGTCCGCACCTTCATTAACAAG gCGAAACAACAGAAGTTACCTTTTGCATCACTGCAGGCAGCCGTATCCTCTGGCACTGTGGTGCAGGACCTGAAGTGGAATCCCGCCCAGGCGTCCACTGtggctgcctgtctgtctgacggCAGCATGCTGATTTTGGATGTGACAGACGGTGTCAAAGTGCAGGCACAGCTACCAGCATCGAGTGGCATCACATGCC TAAGCTGGAGTCCGAAAGGAAAACAAGTCGCTGCAGGAAAAATGAATGCCACAGTCAGTCAGTACACACCA GCACTAGAGGAAAAGAAGGTGATCCCATGTCCACACTTCTACAGTTCTTCCCCTGATGAACCGGTCAAAG ctctggATGTGCTCTGGCTGAAAACCTTTGTGTTTGCGGTGGTATACGCTGCTGCGGATGGATCCCTTGAGACTCCTCCCGAGCTCGTGTTGATCTCCCTCCCT aaaaaggatgAGAAGGTGGAGACGAAGTATCTAAACTTTAGTGACACGGTGTACGGCAGCTGCACTGAACGACTGCACCACTACTTCCTGAGCCATGTAGAGGACTG GGACCTTGTGTTTGCGGCATCAGCAGCTTCCATTGAGGTCAGCGTCATATCCAGACAAGACGACAAG ATATGGGAACTTTGGATCCTGGAAGATGCAAGTCGGGCTGAGCTTCCAGTGACTGGGACAAATGAAGACACTCTGCCGCTCGGCTTCGCCATAGACTACACCAGCCAGCAGGATATCTGGATCT CTGAAGAGAAGACCTTACCACCAGCGCCCACAATGCTCATTCTATCCACAGAGGGTTTACTCTGCCCGTTTGCGCTGCTCAATCTCAACCCTGGTGCGAAGCAGCTGGTCTCAGGCCCCAGCCCGCTCCCCCTGGAGGGGGAGAGACTGCCCAAGCTAG GTTCTGTGGCAGCCCAACCACCAAAAGCTGCTGCCTCCTTCCCATCTGCCCCAGCCGTGTTCCAAAACCTCGGCCTAACATCAGCAGCTGCTCCCACTCCTGCAGCTCCCGTTGCCTCTTCCGCCGCTGCTCGGTTCGGCTTTGCTACGACGGCTCCTGTTACAACGTCCTCGTCggccttctctttctctgtcccaTCTACCGGCGCCCCCTCAGCCCCTTCAGCTTTCTCCCTGGGGGGATCCACGCCTTTTGGCTCAGGATCCGCAGGCTTTTCCTTTGCCTCCAAACCTCCCTCTGATACTCCCTCAGCACCTTCTGCATTTTCCATCAGCACCCCTTCCATCAAACCGTCAGCGGTAGCAGCTCCAGCACCTCACAGCCTTACTGCCGCCTCCCCACTCACAGTGAAAATGAATCTGAATGAGAG GTTTTCAGCAGTGGAGACCCCAGCACAAGCCCCACAGTCTTTGTCCTTCACTTCTCCAATACCCAAACCAGTTGTCTCCAATTCCAGTAGTTTGACCGCCCCTCCACTCGCAGTTGCTAAGCCACCAGCTGTACTTA CCCCAGTGCGTCCAGTTCAAACCAGCATGCCGCCCACAGTTGTCCAGAAACCAACTCCTGCAGCCCAAAGCCGAATCCAAGCTCCAcag ACCCCTGTGGCACCTGTGAAGGCCGTGGAGAAGCAGCCACAGCAAAAGAAAGAGTCGGATCACATCATGGCCGCTATATTTGAAGAG ATCGCACACTTCCAGCAGGAGTTGGATGACCTTAAGGCAAGAAGCGCAAGAGCTGATTTCAAGGTTGGCACCAACGAGGAGATGAAGGAGTTGAGGAAGGAGTCAGAGGACCTACATATTTTCACGCTGGAGATCAAGGAAACTACAGAG TCTCTCAATGGGGATATTGGGACTCTGAAGACCACCTTATTGGAAGGCTTTGCTGGGGCAGAAGAAGCCAGCACCCAGAGTGAGCTGAGCAAAGATGACAATAACAGACAGCTGCTTTACAAAAAACCTCTGGACCCGCGCAGTGAGGAACGACTCAAG GAGATTCGCAGACTCTACCAGTACGTCACATTTGCTGTGGAAGACGTCAACGATGTGTTGAATGTGGAATGGGAGAAACatctggagaagaagaaaaagttgAA ACACATGTCCGTGCCAGGGCGTGAGGGTCTTTTCACAACACTGGCCAACAACCTGTACATCATCGAGCAGCAAAAGCACAGGTTGGACCAATTGGTTAAAGACCTCAGTTCACTGATGCTCTACAACAAGACGACTACAGCTACTGCAAACCAAAATAatgctgcagcaacaacagctgg TTTGGAAAGTGAGCTCGAAAGTTTAAGGGATGCACTCCTGAAAGCCAGACTGGACACTTCACCTCCCAAAACCAAATCCAGATCTCCAG TCAAGATCTCACCAGTGAAACAGTCCCAGCTACGCAACTTCCTGTCAAAGGGGCAGATGCCTCCTGTCCGCTCAACTGCACCag CCAACCTGTCTCGATCCGCCTTCCTTTCACCTAAATACTACGAGGACTTGGATGATGTGAGCTCTACCTCCACCATGTCCCAGTCCCTGGACCCCAACCCGGCTCActtggagctggaggaggaggaggaggaactacAGCCAGAGGCCCTCCTTGTTATACCCCAAGCACTTGCCACCCCTCGTCACCCCACTGTCGTGAGGACCCCCTCTATCCAGCCTGGCTTTGGAGCAATCCAGTCTACGCCGCTAAACAAAATTCACCAATTACAGACTATGGGCTTTGGACTCAGCCCTATTGCCAGCCCTG ttccaAGCAATAAGATCAACCTCAGCGGGCCTGACAGCACGGCTCTTGCCACAAAGACGGTCAAACATGGAGCCCCATCGGGTGAGAGGACCGGACCTGTCACCAACCCCGCCCAGCAGGCCGCATTCACTGCTGCTCTACGCAGGCAGTATGCCAATCAGAAGACGG CTGTTGTCGGCGCTTCCTTGACAGAGTCCACTTTGAAGACGGTCCCTCAGGTCCTCAATATTCAAGAGCTCAAGGAGAAAGGGTCTCCTGTACAAGTTTCCAATATCATCAG cTCCCCAGATCCAGCAGCGCAACTCTTTGCAACAGTTTCTTCCACGCAGGCTAAACGA aatcctTACCAAGGCATCCAGACGATGTCCGCTGAAAGTACAACCACCCCACAGACAGGCTTTGTGTTCA GTCATCCATCCAAACCTGATGTTTCCGCGGCTCCTGCAAGCTCAGCGGATCAAAACAGCAGCAAAGGTTTCTCCTTTGCTTCAGG GTCCACAGGCTTCGGTTTTGCTTCAGCTGCACAGGGAGCTGGAATATCACAAG CAAAGGATGTGAGTAAGTTTTCCTTTGGTGGAAATGGAAAAATAGGATTCGGCCAGGCTGGAGACGAGGCATTCTCCTTCGTCCCAAAGTCCACGTCCCCTGCTCTACGCACGGACTCGCCCACCCTGCCTCCAAACCCACCGGGAGAAGCAGCCATACCAACCTCTACCGCAACATCCCTCAAGGCAGAGCCACAGCCGCCTAAGACAGTTGGAGGGGAGACACTGGGCAGTTTCTCAGGACTTCGCGTGGGCCAAGGAGAAGAAGCCAAAGATGCCTCCGCCAAACCTTCTGCTGGCTCGTTTGCCTTCGGGGACAGTGGAGTTGGGATGGGCAAGGGAGCAGCACAGTTCAGCTTTGGTACAGGTATCCAAAAGTCTGCAGAAGATTCCACAGGCAGTTTGTTTAAGCCTCCTGAATCAACTAGTAAGCCAGCTTTCGCTGTTCCCCAGTCAGGCTCAGCTCCCACAGCTTTACCTACGTCTTTCAGCAGTCTCCTTGTAGAATCTTCAGACTCCTCAGAGGAACCAAAAGCTCCACCCCAACCATCAGAAGCCACCCCACCCCCTGAAAGAGAAGCAGCTTCTGAACCCATTGTAGAGAGCGCCAGTGCCCCAGAAGAACCCGACTCTGCAGGGGAGGCTGCCACAATAGACAccacaccagcaccagcagcactaACACCCCCACCTCCTTTGGCCACAACTGCCCCTACCCCAGAACCTCCCCCCTTCATCGCTGCCCCAGCTGAAGCCGCCCCTCCACCACCATATGGTGCTGTTCACACAATCGAAGCTACAGCAGACACCACCAACGCTGCTCCTGTGTCCACTTCACCAGCTGCCACCTTCTCTGCTGTGCCGGTCCCCCAGGTTGTACCAGCAGCATTTCAGGTTCCCTCTTCTGACAAGCCTGGCTCCATTTTTACTCAGTCTGCTCCTGTAACAACAGACAGCCACACCATTGGAATCACAACAGTAATCAACACAGTTGCCAATACAGCCACCACTCCCACCCACACAGTTGTGAGCACTGCAACAACTACTGCTGCCACTGTCTTTGGGCAACCTGTTGCACCTCCAGCTTCCTCAGCCCCCTCAACTCCAGCAATCACAGGATTTGGCTCATCTGGGTTTGGTGCATCACCTGGAGCTAATTTTGGCAAAACTGTATTTGGCCAGGTGAGTGGCTTTGGCCAGCCCGCCAGTAACACTGTAGCAGCTAGTGGCTTTTCTTTTGGCCAGACAGCCTTTGGAGCGAGCTCTACCATTGCAACCACTGGAGGAgtaggagggggaggaggaagtcTTTTTGGTGCTTCTACTACAAGTACCTTCCCGTTTGGCCAAGGCGGTGCCAACACAGACAGCAACACCGGGTCGGGACCGTTTGGACAGAGCACAGCCCCAGCGTTTGGCCAGAGTTCGGGATTTGGGCAAGGGTCTGTGTTTGGTAGTAACACCACCACGTCTTCGTCGACAGGATTCAGCTTTGGACAGTCCTCAG gCTTTGGTTGCTCCTCTGCCGCTCCCTCGTTTGGCCAGCAACCGAGCACTGGCAGTGTGTTTGGACAG cagcagcagcagcagcagcaaccatCTAGTGGGAGTGTGTTTGGTTCAGGTTCAGCCAACCCTGCAGGCCCATCAGCTGGTGGAGGATTCTTCAGTGGCCTGGGAGGCAAACCCACTGAGGAGGCTGCCAACAAGAACCCATTTGGCGCTCCTCCCGCCACCGGAGGATTTGGCCAGCCTGCTCAGACAG GTGCCAACACTCTGTTTGGGAGTAGTGGTGCCAAGGCCTTTGGTTTTGGACAGACCTCCTTTGGTGAGCAGAAACCCAGTGGGACCTTCAGCACTGGAGGAGGGAGTGTCGCATCCCAGGGTTTTGGCTCCTTCGCTTCTCCGACAAAACCAG GTGGATTTGGCAGCGCTCCAGTGTTTGGGAGTCCCCCTGGCTTCGGTAGTTCTCCAGCATTTGGAGGTGCTGCGTCATTCGGCGCCAACCCTTCATTCAACAACAACATGGTTTCCTCCGCTGGTAAAGTGTTTGGAGAGGGAACCACGGCCTCCAGCATGGGAGGATTTGG